AAACCAGGGCTGTTCCAAAAAATCAACAGGCTCCGTTTCATAAAAAGGGGACCGCTGCAGAACAGAAAAATTTTCGAGCGCCTGTCGTAGATTTTCAGACCGATCACCGAGGTTACTTCCCAGGCCGAGATAGATTGCCATTTAGTGATTTTAATCGCAGGCGGGACGCCCGCGCTGGAGTTTCTACATTCTAGGAGTGAGGCTCGTCGGTCGCATGATTGCATCTGAGACTACGGATTTTTTGCAAAGCGCAAATGAAATGGTTCGAACCGCTGGAGGAATTGATATGGTTGAAATGGTTGATGCAATAGACAAACTGCCCTCTCCCTCTCGCTGCAGTGGACTTGCCCGGATGCATAAACTTCCAGCGGGAGGGTGAGGGTAGGTGAGGGTAGGAGTGACAATTCTTGCTAAATGATTTTTCGAAATTAATGCCGCTGTTCATCATTTTTATGGAAAATCACAATCAGATCCAAAGAAGAAAACAATATCGTGAAGGATTTGATTTCAGGGTTCAACGTTTCACAAATGAAGAAACAAAGTACACTATCGAGATGGTACTTCAGCTGACTCCTGTTTGAAATAGAAAAACTTGAAATAATTCAGAACCTACACGCCTACCCTCACCCTTTCTCCCTCTCCCTCCCATGAACAGCCGCGGCAAACCTACAGTGATTGATGACCATGGGAGGGAGAGGGCGCACCGCACAGCGTTTGTCTTATTACTAGGATTGGAGCTCGCAAATACCGAAAAAATCTAGAAACTCCAGCTCGGACGTGACGTCCGCGCTACTTTGTTAACAATGCTATTATGAAAAAGTGGTTACGTATGAGTCCGTTATCGGACTGGAGGTGCACGCCCAGCTCGACACGGAGACCAAAATTTTTTGTGGTTGCAGTACGCGTTTTGGAGCTCCTCCTAACCAAAATACCTGTCCCGTTTGCCTGGGTTTGCCGGGTGCTCTGCCGGTTCTCAACAAAAAAGTCGTTGAACTCGCCCTGCGCGCGTCCCTTGCCGTAGGCTGTCGAATTCCTCCTGTTTCCGTTTTCGCAAGAAAAAATTACTTTTATCCCGACCTTCCGAAAGGTT
The sequence above is drawn from the bacterium genome and encodes:
- a CDS encoding 2-amino-4-hydroxy-6-hydroxymethyldihydropteridine diphosphokinase, whose amino-acid sequence is MAIYLGLGSNLGDRSENLRQALENFSVLQRSPFYETEPVDFLEQPWF